The DNA segment CAAAAAGCTGTTTTGTGAGGCTCCTTTCTAATTTCTTGTAATCTTGATCAGTAGACAGACCACTGAAGACAGCCACTTGCTGTTCAATCTCTTTGacttctttctgtatttcatgCAACCGTTTTATGGATGGGTGTTGGTTCCCCATATccattctcttctttctcccagTTTCAGAGGAACTACAAGAAAAGTGGTAACAAGACTTGCAGTTAATGAAGCGCTATGCAAGCACATCACAATTTTCAAGGTATCCTGAAGCACTTCAGCACTGCAGCTATTTTAAGTATCACTAGCAATAGGAATAAATCCACCGGCTGGTATTTCATAGCAATTCCTCTACTGTTTCACACCTTTCTACCactcaggctgcagaggtgtttGTTTAGTTATCCCATGACCAGCTCAACGTTTACCCACAACCTTCAGCCCCCCCTTCCccacctgctctgcagctgaaggcaTCGCTGAACAAACCGCACACCCGCGGCCCAGGGGAAAAACAGCGGCAGCACCCGGCCGCCCTTGGAGTGTtacagccccagggctgagctgcctcCCCGACATAGGCCCCACAGCCGACGCTGCCCCCTCAGCACCCGCCTCCCTCGGCGGCTCCCCCCAGGCCACTTCAAGGCAGCAACGCCCTGTCCTCCCTGTCCCGGACACGGGGCCCCAACGAAGCTCGGAGGTCACACCCTGGGGCTGTCCGGTAGCACCTGATGAGAGGCCCACCCCCAGTAGCCTCCTTTGGCCCCCGCCCGATATGCTCCTATTCAGCCCGCCGCCCGCCTCGCTCCGGCTGCCTTACCTGCCGGCCGCCCCGGCTGAGGGACCCGCTGGCCGGCCCGGCGCAGCGCTGCGCCACAGGCCGAGCAGCCGCGAACGCGGGAAACCCCGCCCCGCGGCCGGTCAGTGGCGGAGGGAGGCGCGGCCCCTTCCTCAGCACCGCCCACGGCCGCGGCGCGGCGCTCTGCTCCGAACGGCCCCGCCTTCGTGACGCGCTCGTAAAGCGCTAGGCGTTGACAGTGGCCGGCCATGGCGGCGGCGCGGGTGCTGCGGGGGGGCTGCTACTGCCATCGCCTCCTCTCCTCAGCTAGCAGTGGCCGCCCCACGGTTGAGCGCGGGGAGCGGCAGAAGAGCTCGGTAATTCAGGCGGGAAAGGGAGGCGGAGCTGGCCTGCTGCGGGGGAGACTTCGGGCGAGACTTCGGGCCTTCAAGTCCCTGGGAAGCGTGGGCGGGGGGAGGTTACCCCCGCGGTCACTCTCAGCGTGTCCCGATAAGAGCTTTCCTTTCCCGCGGCCTCTCCTTGTTTGTGGATTTTCTGGTGCCCTCGGTGTTCGTAAACACCCCGTGGGCCTTCCCGTGGTCTGCGGGAGGGCGCCGAATGATAGGGAAAGCAAAACGCCTTTGCAAATGGAGTGGTTCTTCCTAAAACCTGGCCTGAAACAGCTACACACCTGTGTGTTCACAAGGCTGCACGAAGAAAGAAGGGCGTAGGAAGGGTTACACGCTTTCCAGGTCTTGCTGCCTTATATTTTAACGGGATGGATTATCTGTGATAcggaaatgggggggggggggagtgttaAAAAGAAGTGGTTCGTATTTTTTGGAAAAGACTCAAAAGGTGTTTTCTCTCTAATAACATTTCTCAATAAAAGTAAATTTTAAAGGTATCCCATGGTTTTCTGTCAGGGTAGATGAACGTGCATAATTTCTGAACTTGCTATGCTTACGTGGCTTAAGGTCATGTGGAATTCTGGAATTTATTTCAAACGGGGATGTTCTTCATAAAGTGCTAGTGCTGATAGTGAGTTCTGCCTGTGTTTTCAAGGGCCTAGGTTTCAGTCCGCCTGCACACTCCCGCAATGACTGGATCGGCCCCCCCGACAAGCACTCCAACCTGCGGCCGGTCATCTTCTACGTGCCCCCCGAGGAGTCGGCCCTGGAGCGGCGGCTGCGGGAGGCGCGGCAGGAGGCCCAGGCCTGCGACCAGCGCTTCTGGGCACTGCACAACCGTGCCTTCAGCCAGGTGAGCCCCTGGCACACCCAGGGTCACTCGGTTCCTGCCTGCCCTCCAGTAATCTGCGGGGGTTTGGTGTCTGAGGTGGGGTCAGTGCTGTCCACCATTATGGGCTAGCAGTCAATACTGCATGGTGTCTTCCTGCAaaccactttttaaaaaatcattcctTTCTTTAGGACTACGTACAAATCTAAGGAGCCTGTGTATCTATTAGTGGCATATAATCATATTCGTCTTTTTCCAGCATTACACTGAAAATAAGTTGTTGTAGCCACCCCAGTCAGACAGCTGCTGTAGTCACAGCTGCCTGTGACTTTGAGCAGCTGTTGAAAATGATTCTGCATTTCCTCGTGATCTGTCATAAGCAAGAGAAATTCGGTATAATGGAAGTGGAAATGAGGGACGTGCCTTGTTTCACTGGCAGCGTACCCCAAAATGACTAAAAGTGAGGACTTTGCAGTTGTGgtctctctcttttctgatAGCAGCATTACTTAGCAGACACTGAATTTTGTTGGAAAACCAGTAATTACTTGGTAGTTCACCATAATTTGTGATGATCTTTGATCACTGTATCCTCCCCAAACTTGCAAAGATCTCAGCAAAAAGatgaattttgttttttaattccacAGAATAGATTTTTAAGGTTCAAAGACTTATGTATAAATAATTATTCTGTTTCCATCTAAGTAATTTCAGGGTTTTTATGGCTGTATGTGTTTTTCAGTTACACAGTGCAGCATGTCTTCATAGTTTCTCTTACAGACTGAAGGTTTACATCCTATCAAACAATATTGAAGCTCAGTTCTAACTTTACTCCACAAATAAGTTTTATGTTTCAGTAGAACACTTGCATGAATTAACTGATGCGTACAGATAGCAGGATTTAAGTGACAAAGCTACCTGTTTAACTCTCTGGATTCAGGAAAATGTTGTATTGACATTTACAAGTATAGtgagtgtttgttttttcacacTGTTATGTGATTAAAAACAATGGTTAACATCAAGGACTGAGTACATCAAATTCTAATGTGGAAAAACATTTtaggaaaaagaagaatttattttttcaagacTGAAAGCCAAGGGTCTGGAAATGAGAGATGAAACAGGTTAGTGAGATGCTTGTTTATAGCTTACGATGCATTCTGAGCTCTGTTTAACTTTGAATTTTGTTAGTTTACACTCTCTTCTGTCACAAGTAAATCTTGGTCATCAGTGTTTTTGGAATCATAAATAGAAGAGGAGCTCTTCAGAGATGTGTTTGCGAGGGTCAGGTCACCTGTTGCACTCTTCTTCCCATaattccttccctgcagctggtgggaaAGCACTGAAATCCTAACCAAGTAATGTAATGATTCTGTAGCCTAAGAAGGACGGGGCTGTTCCTTTCACACCTCCTAATCCAGTGAGTTGCCTCAAGTGTGTGTTATGGTTGGGTGGATAAATTCACACTCCTTGGCTTCAGGTCCA comes from the Indicator indicator isolate 239-I01 chromosome 4, UM_Iind_1.1, whole genome shotgun sequence genome and includes:
- the LOC128981360 gene encoding cytochrome c oxidase assembly factor 8, with the protein product MAAARVLRGGCYCHRLLSSASSGRPTVERGERQKSSGLGFSPPAHSRNDWIGPPDKHSNLRPVIFYVPPEESALERRLREARQEAQACDQRFWALHNRAFSQEKEEFIFSRLKAKGLEMRDETGEKATLNAEEMADFYKDFLRKNFRKHMQYNRDWYRRNFTITFLMGQVALMKALRWLRWKKKNVGR